From a region of the Cataglyphis hispanica isolate Lineage 1 chromosome 24, ULB_Chis1_1.0, whole genome shotgun sequence genome:
- the LOC126858319 gene encoding sorting and assembly machinery component 50 homolog isoform X1: protein MGIVHAKEPFNNPSGLDQSLKDNINKHDESPMGDLPTFLNKSRIHKEEENAQAKRIVLQTVKARVDKIHVDGLMRTKDDIIKPQVMDLFKAKNFEDVIVRAYKVREKLDTLGCFKNVGVYIDTSQGPEATPDGVEVTFKVLEMRRLAGGISTMVGNNEGSLLVSARAPNLFGRAERVQMEYSHGNKSSINFNVSAIKPFPQSLYNTVLTGTVFSTSHDFPWSGFKQNDKGLLLDMELNQTSTSKHNIQYEAAFRNISCSKQAAFRVREQCGPNLKSALRYIWTIDKRDSTIFPVTGSLLRLTTEMAGLGGDIGFLKNELTIQSNWSPHEFLTFQLGLQSGLLSAISNDMKISIADNFFLGGPLNLRGFDMRGCGPRYNGNSVGGEMYWAAALHIYTPLPFRPGHNGFGNLFRLHGFVNGGNLSNFTFTYGDLYNENMKIFTENVRCAVGGGIAMKLGNVARIELNLVAPLLFVRSDVLQQFQFGIGVQYL, encoded by the exons gaACCTTTCAATAATCCTTCAGGCTTAGATCAGTCATTGaaggataatataaataaacatgatgAATCACCAATGGGTGATCTT cCAACATTTCTCAATAAATCTCGGATACAtaaggaagaagaaaatgcACAAGCAAAACGTATTGTTTTACAAACAGTTAAA GCACGAGTCGACAAAATACATGTGGATGGACTTATGCGAACAAAAGATGATATAATCAAGCCACAAGTGATGGATTTGTTCAAAGCTAAAAATTTCGAGGATGTCATTGTACGTGCTTATAAAGTAAGAGAGAAATTAGATACTTTGGGATGCTTTAAAAATGTCGGAGTTTACATTGACACCAGTCAAGGTCCTGAAGCCACCCCTGATGGTGTAGAA GTCACTTTTAAGGTACTTGAAATGAGACGTTTGGCTGGCGGCATTAGCACTATGGTTGGGAACAACGAAGGATCCTTGCTTGTCAGTGCAAGAGCGCCAAATCTGTTTGGAAGAGCAGAACGTGTTCAAATGGAGTACTCTCATGGTAATAAAAGTTCGATCAATTTCAATGTATCTGCCATTAAACCGTTTCCACAGAGCTTATATAATACAGT atTAACTGGTACTGTATTTAGCACGTCGCACGATTTTCCATGGTCTGGTTTTAAACAAAACGATAAAGGATTACTTTTAGATATGGAGCTTAATCAAACGAGTACTTCTAaacataatatacaatatgaaGCTGCATTTAGAAACATATCTTGTTCAAAACAAGCCGCCTTTCGTGTTCGGGAACAATGCGGGCCGAATTTGAAATCCGCGTTGAGATATATTTGGACAATAGATAAAAGAGATTCAACTATATTTCCCGTTACTGGAAGTCTCTTGCGATTAACAACAGAGATGGCTGGATTAGGTGGTGACATAGGTTTCTTAAAGAACGAGCTTACTATACAAAGTAACTGGTCGCCACACGAGTTCCTT ACATTCCAACTTGGCCTTCAATCTGGATTGTTGAGTGCAATCAGTAATGATATGAAAATAAGCATCGCTGATAATTTCTTCTTGGGTGGTCCATTGAATCTTCGGGGATTTGATATGAGGGGATGCGGACCGCGTTACAATGGAAATTCTGTGGGCGGTGAAATGTATTGGGCAGCAGCTCTTCACATATATACGCCGCTTCCATTTAGACCTGGTCATAATGGTTTCGGGAATTTATTTCGGCTACACGGTTTCGTCAATGGCGGCAATCTATCCAACTTCACTTTCACATATG GAGATCTCTATAATGAGAACATGAAGATTTTCACAGAGAACGTACGGTGTGCCGTCGGTGGAGGAATCGCAATGAAACTAGGAAACGTTGCCCGCATAGAATTGAATCTAGTTGCACCTTTGTTGTTCGTGAGGAGTGATGTGCTCCAACAATTTCAATTCGGTATTGGTGTGCAGTATCTTTGA
- the LOC126858319 gene encoding sorting and assembly machinery component 50 homolog isoform X2 has product MGIVHAKEPFNNPSGLDQSLKDNINKHDESPMGDLPTFLNKSRIHKEEENAQAKRIVLQTVKARVDKIHVDGLMRTKDDIIKPQVMDLFKAKNFEDVIVRAYKVREKLDTLGCFKNVGVYIDTSQGPEATPDGVEVLEMRRLAGGISTMVGNNEGSLLVSARAPNLFGRAERVQMEYSHGNKSSINFNVSAIKPFPQSLYNTVLTGTVFSTSHDFPWSGFKQNDKGLLLDMELNQTSTSKHNIQYEAAFRNISCSKQAAFRVREQCGPNLKSALRYIWTIDKRDSTIFPVTGSLLRLTTEMAGLGGDIGFLKNELTIQSNWSPHEFLTFQLGLQSGLLSAISNDMKISIADNFFLGGPLNLRGFDMRGCGPRYNGNSVGGEMYWAAALHIYTPLPFRPGHNGFGNLFRLHGFVNGGNLSNFTFTYGDLYNENMKIFTENVRCAVGGGIAMKLGNVARIELNLVAPLLFVRSDVLQQFQFGIGVQYL; this is encoded by the exons gaACCTTTCAATAATCCTTCAGGCTTAGATCAGTCATTGaaggataatataaataaacatgatgAATCACCAATGGGTGATCTT cCAACATTTCTCAATAAATCTCGGATACAtaaggaagaagaaaatgcACAAGCAAAACGTATTGTTTTACAAACAGTTAAA GCACGAGTCGACAAAATACATGTGGATGGACTTATGCGAACAAAAGATGATATAATCAAGCCACAAGTGATGGATTTGTTCAAAGCTAAAAATTTCGAGGATGTCATTGTACGTGCTTATAAAGTAAGAGAGAAATTAGATACTTTGGGATGCTTTAAAAATGTCGGAGTTTACATTGACACCAGTCAAGGTCCTGAAGCCACCCCTGATGGTGTAGAA GTACTTGAAATGAGACGTTTGGCTGGCGGCATTAGCACTATGGTTGGGAACAACGAAGGATCCTTGCTTGTCAGTGCAAGAGCGCCAAATCTGTTTGGAAGAGCAGAACGTGTTCAAATGGAGTACTCTCATGGTAATAAAAGTTCGATCAATTTCAATGTATCTGCCATTAAACCGTTTCCACAGAGCTTATATAATACAGT atTAACTGGTACTGTATTTAGCACGTCGCACGATTTTCCATGGTCTGGTTTTAAACAAAACGATAAAGGATTACTTTTAGATATGGAGCTTAATCAAACGAGTACTTCTAaacataatatacaatatgaaGCTGCATTTAGAAACATATCTTGTTCAAAACAAGCCGCCTTTCGTGTTCGGGAACAATGCGGGCCGAATTTGAAATCCGCGTTGAGATATATTTGGACAATAGATAAAAGAGATTCAACTATATTTCCCGTTACTGGAAGTCTCTTGCGATTAACAACAGAGATGGCTGGATTAGGTGGTGACATAGGTTTCTTAAAGAACGAGCTTACTATACAAAGTAACTGGTCGCCACACGAGTTCCTT ACATTCCAACTTGGCCTTCAATCTGGATTGTTGAGTGCAATCAGTAATGATATGAAAATAAGCATCGCTGATAATTTCTTCTTGGGTGGTCCATTGAATCTTCGGGGATTTGATATGAGGGGATGCGGACCGCGTTACAATGGAAATTCTGTGGGCGGTGAAATGTATTGGGCAGCAGCTCTTCACATATATACGCCGCTTCCATTTAGACCTGGTCATAATGGTTTCGGGAATTTATTTCGGCTACACGGTTTCGTCAATGGCGGCAATCTATCCAACTTCACTTTCACATATG GAGATCTCTATAATGAGAACATGAAGATTTTCACAGAGAACGTACGGTGTGCCGTCGGTGGAGGAATCGCAATGAAACTAGGAAACGTTGCCCGCATAGAATTGAATCTAGTTGCACCTTTGTTGTTCGTGAGGAGTGATGTGCTCCAACAATTTCAATTCGGTATTGGTGTGCAGTATCTTTGA
- the LOC126858319 gene encoding sorting and assembly machinery component 50 homolog isoform X3, translating to MGDLPTFLNKSRIHKEEENAQAKRIVLQTVKARVDKIHVDGLMRTKDDIIKPQVMDLFKAKNFEDVIVRAYKVREKLDTLGCFKNVGVYIDTSQGPEATPDGVEVTFKVLEMRRLAGGISTMVGNNEGSLLVSARAPNLFGRAERVQMEYSHGNKSSINFNVSAIKPFPQSLYNTVLTGTVFSTSHDFPWSGFKQNDKGLLLDMELNQTSTSKHNIQYEAAFRNISCSKQAAFRVREQCGPNLKSALRYIWTIDKRDSTIFPVTGSLLRLTTEMAGLGGDIGFLKNELTIQSNWSPHEFLTFQLGLQSGLLSAISNDMKISIADNFFLGGPLNLRGFDMRGCGPRYNGNSVGGEMYWAAALHIYTPLPFRPGHNGFGNLFRLHGFVNGGNLSNFTFTYGDLYNENMKIFTENVRCAVGGGIAMKLGNVARIELNLVAPLLFVRSDVLQQFQFGIGVQYL from the exons ATGGGTGATCTT cCAACATTTCTCAATAAATCTCGGATACAtaaggaagaagaaaatgcACAAGCAAAACGTATTGTTTTACAAACAGTTAAA GCACGAGTCGACAAAATACATGTGGATGGACTTATGCGAACAAAAGATGATATAATCAAGCCACAAGTGATGGATTTGTTCAAAGCTAAAAATTTCGAGGATGTCATTGTACGTGCTTATAAAGTAAGAGAGAAATTAGATACTTTGGGATGCTTTAAAAATGTCGGAGTTTACATTGACACCAGTCAAGGTCCTGAAGCCACCCCTGATGGTGTAGAA GTCACTTTTAAGGTACTTGAAATGAGACGTTTGGCTGGCGGCATTAGCACTATGGTTGGGAACAACGAAGGATCCTTGCTTGTCAGTGCAAGAGCGCCAAATCTGTTTGGAAGAGCAGAACGTGTTCAAATGGAGTACTCTCATGGTAATAAAAGTTCGATCAATTTCAATGTATCTGCCATTAAACCGTTTCCACAGAGCTTATATAATACAGT atTAACTGGTACTGTATTTAGCACGTCGCACGATTTTCCATGGTCTGGTTTTAAACAAAACGATAAAGGATTACTTTTAGATATGGAGCTTAATCAAACGAGTACTTCTAaacataatatacaatatgaaGCTGCATTTAGAAACATATCTTGTTCAAAACAAGCCGCCTTTCGTGTTCGGGAACAATGCGGGCCGAATTTGAAATCCGCGTTGAGATATATTTGGACAATAGATAAAAGAGATTCAACTATATTTCCCGTTACTGGAAGTCTCTTGCGATTAACAACAGAGATGGCTGGATTAGGTGGTGACATAGGTTTCTTAAAGAACGAGCTTACTATACAAAGTAACTGGTCGCCACACGAGTTCCTT ACATTCCAACTTGGCCTTCAATCTGGATTGTTGAGTGCAATCAGTAATGATATGAAAATAAGCATCGCTGATAATTTCTTCTTGGGTGGTCCATTGAATCTTCGGGGATTTGATATGAGGGGATGCGGACCGCGTTACAATGGAAATTCTGTGGGCGGTGAAATGTATTGGGCAGCAGCTCTTCACATATATACGCCGCTTCCATTTAGACCTGGTCATAATGGTTTCGGGAATTTATTTCGGCTACACGGTTTCGTCAATGGCGGCAATCTATCCAACTTCACTTTCACATATG GAGATCTCTATAATGAGAACATGAAGATTTTCACAGAGAACGTACGGTGTGCCGTCGGTGGAGGAATCGCAATGAAACTAGGAAACGTTGCCCGCATAGAATTGAATCTAGTTGCACCTTTGTTGTTCGTGAGGAGTGATGTGCTCCAACAATTTCAATTCGGTATTGGTGTGCAGTATCTTTGA
- the LOC126858308 gene encoding uncharacterized protein LOC126858308: MPGIYVHLGSLHLDFSSKFASYSSAISSCESNIHSSQHIETHSAGTMERIYTMNPVLRGENNTSMKGQRKSFFQTVWDRYIGRNFSRIPTIFSSKMNPLSVTLVNDEILMPEFIEKSDIQEEKSIDIRHMSKVILETMQSPTTVVPFIRNCPNTLSDFECYFGNDFNKMEQQIIKQDNKDITIENLIYNMMNFNITCKDKSTMESHSVSNIRETKDLNNINNKSCSTEIDLQNRTDTDKDTLDMDKNPASNDVNVIEDAKTFLIVSHSDVPELVKPVKKTPISARLSVMCRNAWNSLTTRFYCRTNSVQSEKCVKRSSYLLKRHRRRRANAIAMGRGRGRERCQLRRSGVSQTRHRKELTRRNLAMIIELDCKIFRNDEIQYYGIQNDHSLNDESDNLDDMDGYDVPDGALLVKRISPVIFNFSDATPTKRKPQTPEDQEIIKDPTRVRYVIDPSIKSNIDHKTKTFNIEENLESQSVNSVDSEDSFVVFAASDNEAPKREAVEYSTEMHYINSIKINENNSEMYDTHDNSFRSRLLSECSVDSEDSFIIFRDIGNESPKKQETMKYSTRVRYVVDPLTKINSSYRKDYNSETYNVLKDTLRPRLLSESSSADSEDSFIVFEGSDDESPKQDATEDSIYDISDSSTEINNDHCKNYNKRYMHEDLFQFSESAEDTDDSFCIVFNSELEQNCATDNCANVNCIKTDMSTSMQDNSIEDETMIENNKDSEKSTVQTKKVSFASTPIVHIMVTWNYAYRAARKGQWEEMARDNERFKGRINSIAAVLNPILTSKHRSKVWQERFTFQE; the protein is encoded by the exons ATGCCAGGAATTTATGTACATCTTGGATCTCTGCATCTCGACTTCTCTAGCAAGTTCGCCTCGTATTCATCAGCAATCTCTTCTTGTGAATCCAATATACATTCTTCACAACACATAGAGACACATTCTGCAGGCACAATGGAAAGAATATATACTATGAATCCCGTTTTACGTGGAGAAAACAATACATCTATGAAAGGTCAGAGAAAAAGTTTCTTCCAAACTGTTTGGGATCGGTATATTGGCAGAAACTTTTCAAGAATACCAACTATCTTTTCATCGAAAATGAATCCACTGTCTGTAACGCTTgtaaatgatgaaatattaatgcctgagtttattgaaaaatcgGACATACAAGAGGAAAAATCCATTGATATTAGGCATATGAGTAAAGTTATTTTGGAAACTATGCAATCCCCTACTACAGTTGTTCCATTTATCAGAAATTGCCCAAATACTTTGTCCGATTTTGAATGTTATTTTGGCAatgattttaacaaaatggaacaacaaataataaaacaagacAACAAAGATATAACCAtagaaaatcttatatataatatgatgaaCTTTAATATCACGTGCAAAGATAAAAGTACAATGGAATCTCATTCTGTGTCGAATATTCGCGAGACCaaagatttgaataatataaataataaatcttgttCTACAGAAATTGATTTACAGAATCGCACAGATACCGATAAAGATACATTAGATATGGACAAGAATCCTGCCTCTAATGATGTTAACGTTATTGAAGACGCCAAGACTTTCCTTATAGTTTCCCATTCGGATGTGCCAGAACTCGTAAAACCCGTCAAGAAAACTCCAATATCGGCACGTTTGTCCGTCATGTGTCGAAATGCTTGGAATAGCCTTACCACTCGATTTTATTGTAGAACAAACTCTGTGCAATCGGAAAAATGCGTCAAGCGCTCGTCGTATTTATTGAAGCGACATCGTCGGAGAAGGGCCAACGCTATTGCGATGGGCAGAGGTCGCGGTAGAGAGAGATGCCAACTTAGACGTTCCGGGGTGAGTCAAACCAGACATCGGAAGGAACTTACCAGGCGCAATCTCGCCATGATTATTGAATtagattgcaaaatttttcgaaacgaCGAGATACAATATTATGGAATACAAAACGATCATTCATTAAATGACGAATCTGATAACTTGGACGACATGGATGGTTACGATGTTCCAGATGGTGCTTTGCTCGTAAAGCGGATTAGtcctgtaatatttaatttttccgatGCAACGCCTACGAAACGAAAGCCGCAGACACCCGAGgatcaagaaataataaaagaccCGACTAGAGTGCGTTATGTAATCGATCCTTCGATAAAGAGTAATATAGATCATAAGacgaaaacatttaatatagagGAAAATCTAGAGTCGCAGTCGGTGAACTCTGTCGATTCTGAAGATAGTTTTGTAGTTTTTGCAGCTAGCGATAATGAAGCGCCGAAACGGGAGGCGGTGGAATATTCGACCGAAATGCATTACATTAATTCGATAAAGATCAACGAGAATAATAGTGAAATGTATGATACACATGATAATTCATTCCGATCGCGATTATTGTCGGAATGTTCTGTCGATTCCGAagatagttttataattttcagagATATCGGAAATGAATCTCCCAAGAAGCAggaaacaatgaaatattcgACCAGAGTACGTTATGTAGTTGATCCTTTAACAAAGATCAATAGCAGTTACCGCAAGGATTACAATAGCGAAACGTATAATGTGCTAAAAGATACGTTACGACCACGGTTATTGTCGGAGAGTTCTTCCGCCGATTCGGAAGATAGTTTTATAGTTTTTGAAGGCAGCGACGACGAATCACCAAAGCAAGACGCGACAGAAGAttcaatatatgatatatctgATTCTTCGACGGAAATCAACAATGATcactgcaaaaattataataaaagatatatgcatGAAGATTTGTTCCAATTCTCAGAAAGTGCCGAAGATACTGATGATAGTTTCTGCATAGTATTCAACAGTGAATTGGAACAGAACTGCGCGACCGATAACTGCGCGAACGTTAACTGTATTAAAACAGACATGTCTACTTCCATGCAAGACAACTCAATAGAGGACGAAACAATGATTGAAAACAATAAAGATAGTGAGAAATCAACAGTACAAACAAAGAAG GTGAGTTTTGCTTCAACTCCAATCGTACACATCATGGTAACATGGAATTATGCATATCGAGCAGCTCGGAAAGGTCAGTGGGAAGAAATGGCACGGGATAATGAAAGATTTAAAGGACGTATAAATTCCATTGCAGCTGTCCTTAATCCAATTTTAACAAGTAAACATCGCTCTAAAGTTTGGCAAGAACGATTCACTTTTCAAGAGTAA